The nucleotide sequence TTACCTTTTCCGGTTTTTTTCTCTATTAATCAATTTTTGTTGAGGATGTTTCTTCAGCAATACATAAGTAGCACCAAAACCACCGTGCATGGGTTGTGCGGTATGAAAGGCAATGACTTCCTCGAGTTCCCGAAGCCAATGATTAACATAGCTTTTCTTTAAGGCAGGAAATGGCTTGCTGTTTTCTCCAGTACCGTGCTGGATTAATAGCGCTCTTACCCCTTTTTCGTGGCTTGATATTATCGATTGGTAGAGTGCATCACGGCTTTGCTCAATGTTTAAAGCTTTAAGTGATAAAGTGTATTCCAACGGGTATTTTCCCATACGCAGCTTCTTAAATACCCCATCTTGGATCCCTGGTTGCTGAAAACATATAAAGTCACTCGGCGGGACAGGTTTAACCCCTTCTAAACTTAACGGGTTGGTTAGCTTTTCACGGGTTTTATTTTGCAAAGCTGCACGCTTTTGCTTTTCTGCGAGCGCTTTTTCTGGATCATGTAATAAAGCCTTATCGCCTGATGCAATAGGTTTAACATCCTGCATTTCTGCAAAAAACGAGTCGATATCGTCATTTTCGAATTGGTTCATTTGAATCCCCATACAAGCAACTACCCTTATTAATCTTGGCTAAGGCAAAAAAATCAAAAATTCCTAAATAATGTAGAGCATGTTTGCTTAGTAACCGCTGTCATTGAGTCACTGCTCTTTATACGTGAATAAGCGCGGGTTGATCTATATGAAATGAAACCCCGCTTTAAAAATATCTTTAGACCTATCAGATTATAGAGTATGCCAATTTTTGTGATGTATTTCTCTGTGGCCAGTGTGTTTCCTGGAGCACGCGGCTATTACGCCAGTATTTTTTGACTTAGCAGGGATAAAGCGAGTGTGCCTATGGCGTCCCCAGCTGGAATCGAACCAACATCTAAGCCTTAGGAGGGCCTTGTTTTATCCATTAAACTATGGGGACGTTCTGATTGTGCCCTTATTATACTGAGTTGAATGAAATACGAAACCCTTGAGGTATCAATAAGCTGGTTGGTTTCAGTGAGTTAAATGGGAATAGTACCCCCCTTGTTGGGCGCGTAAATTAACGAGATAAGCAAGCCTTCCATCTTCAAATGAGCATAAAAAAGCCCCGAAACGAAATCGTTTTGGGGCTTTTGGTTTTTCAGATGCGTCTGGATTAGATATCCGTTGGCGGAAGTTTATCAATCGCAGTTCTTAGTATTTCACTCTCAGTGCTAGAGGCTGCTCCTACATCGACGCTGCTAGATGTGGATGAGTCACTTCCCACTTCGCCGGTTCCTGATACTGACGCTAATTCGCTACTTGTGTCGAGTGTAGAAGGTTCAATTGTAGGTAGTACAAGCTCTTCCGCAGTTAGTTCAATATCTATAGCATCGATAGTGACTTCGGTGACTGGCGAGGTTTTAACGAGATCTTCTTCTGCAGGAAGGGTAATAGTATCTTCCGTTAACTTGACGATATCGGGTGTACTCTCTACCGGCTCACCGGTCATCACCAGAGAGATTGCTTCTGTTTCTGGTGTCACTAATTGTGTTTCGGTGCTTAATTCCACAGATTGAAGTGGTTGTGTAGACATATCGACCATAGTTACCGCTGCAGGTTCGTCGGTCACAGCGGCTTCTAATGTAACTGACGCTTCTATTGTTGCTGACGCGCTCACGGTTTCTGTCGATTCGCTAGACACCACTTCAGGTACGCCTTCTCCTGACGCTGTAACAAACACGTTGAATTCTGCTGTTTCAACGGTGCCGTTACCATAATCTATTCGGTAAGTGAAGGTGTCTGTTAAGGTTCCCCCAAACACTTCAAGTGTATCGTCTGGTGTGTAGGTGTACGCACCGGTCTCATCAATCTGCAATGTACCGTACTGACCAACAACGGTAGTGCCGTTGTTTGCGTTTGAGAAAGTTACTCCATCCGCTGAAACTTCGAGAGTATAGCTTGGGTCAAACAGCACGTCGTTCTGTAGCAGGTTTCCAGTTGCCGCTTGCAAGCTATCGAATACATATTGATCTAAGAAATGGACAGTGGAGCTTACGTCAACGCTCACGCCGCCGCCGATACTTACTGCACCGGTATCTACATCCATGGTTACCCGATATTCACCTGCGGTGAGGCCATAGGACGTAAAGGAGCCATTGCCATCTATGCCCAGTAAGCCGATTAGCTGATCGCTGCTAAAGGTTTCAACGGCTTCCCATGTGCCATTATTATCTCGCTCAATGGTGAGTTCGATACCAGAACCTAGAGACAGTAAGTCACCGCCATTGACATCGAGCGTAATATCCTGAACGGTATTTTCAGCAACGACTATGGTATTGCTAACGGTGTCTTCATTCGAAGGTACAACAATAGTAGCACCTAAAGCACCTACTCCTAGCGCCCACTCATACGTCAGTGCCTCTGGTTCAGATACTCCAGCTGCGGTAGCAAAATCATAAGTGAGTTCCGCGCGAGCTGTATCTCCTGATACCCCTTGTCCTGATAAGTTAAAGTCTAAGGTTGCACTAGATGTATTATAGCCGTCGGAAATCGTGTAGCTGAAGCTATCAGAGTTACCTAAACCTTGACGTACGCCGTTGGCAACATAGGTGTAGCTGCCGTCTTCGAAGATGGTTAAGTCACCATAGTCACCTTCAATGGTCACGCCGCCAGTCCCGGTACCTAGCACGGTAACGGTGCTACCATTGGTTGGCGTAACCTCAGTGACTACACCCCCTTGGGCGATACTGTCACTTACATCACCACTATTGTTGGCATCGATCACATTCCCTGATGTTGAGGTACTACCTTCAAACGCATATTCAGTCAGTGTTGATGTGACATCGGTACGTTGAAGTAACGTTAATGTATTACTCAGAAGCGCCGCTGCAAGGGCGTCGAGGACGTCGTTGGCGAATGTGGTAAGCCCTAATCCGTTTAGGCCATTGTTAATGGTATGTACTAAATCGCCTGCGCCAATAAAATCTGATGCTGCTAGCGCTGGTTCAAGAATGAAGTTACGTACAACAGAGCCTAATCCCAGCCCATTTAATACGCTGGCTTCGGTTCCATTAAGTGAAGTCTCTAGTGCATTTAGCACAGCGTCTTGGTTATTTTCACCTAGTACAACACCTTCGTTGCCTAGTTCGGATAAAGTAATTGAATTGTCGTTGTCGGTATCAAAAAGGTTCTCAAGTTTGCTTTCATCATTTCGTACCACAATAGTGTAATCACCAGCCGCAAGCCCTGAGAAGGTGGCAACTAAGGTGTCATCACCGGTTACGCCGACAAGGTTTATTGCTGCCACGTCGCCCGCTAGCGAGTTATCAGGTGTTACTGCAAAGGCAACAACGTTGCCATCAGCATCGATAACTTCAACGATGTAAGCATCAGCGACGGCAAGCAGTGCTTTTTGACTGACTTCAACCACCACTTCACCAAAGTAACCTTCGCTGACGGTGAGGGTTGTTCCCGCCATCGGCGACCCTGCTGCAGGCGAACCTTCTAGTAAGCCAAGCACTTGCTTATCGCTGTCGGTCACTGGAGCATTAACAATGGCGGTCTGTGCGCCTAACGCCATGTCGTTGCTGTCATTCTGCGCTTGTACCGTAGGGAAGTCGCTACCAGAAATAGTAATGGTGAGTGCAGCATTATCCGACGTTTCACCGTCTGACAATGTATAAGTAAACACCTCATCTTGGCCAACAGCATTGCGATTGCCATTAGCGGTATAGGTGTAGGTTCCGTCAGCGGCAATTTCTAATACACCATAGTTACCCTGTAGGGTTGTGGTACCCGTTGCGGGAACGTTTACGCTATCACCCGCCGCATTAGTAATAATGGTAACTTGAGCACCATCAAGAATGGTGTCAGCGCCAACGCCACTTAAATCACCGTCGATAAGATTGCCTTGTGCTACAGTTTCGCCAGAATAGGTGTATTCTGCCACCGTCGTGGTAATCTCGGTATCCTGCAATACCGTAAGGGTATTACTGAGTAACACATCGGCAATAACACTTAAGATATCATCAAGGAATCCCGTTAAACCAATATCGTCAAGTGGGGCGGTAAGCAAGTTAACAAGTTGACCGGCTCCTATTACCGTTGTTGTGTCGAGAAGTGTTTCTAGCACACCGGCTACCTGCGTCCCTACAGAGCCTAGAGGAATGCCCAAGATGCCGTCGTTTAGGGTGGTTTCAACCGTATTGAGTACTACCTCTTGGTTGTTTGGCCCTAGTACCACACCTGCACTGCCTAGTTCAACAAGGCTGATGTCGCCGTTTCCGTCACCATCAAGCAGTTCTTCTAGTTTGTTTTCATCATTGCGTACAACCACCGTATAGTTGCCCGCATCTACGCCAGTAAGAGAGAAAGAAATGGTTTCGTCGTTTGAAACATTGAATATTTCTAAACCGCCTACATCGACCAGTTCAGAGTCTGCACTCACACCTTGATAGACGAGTTGGCCATTTTCATCGTAAATCTCAACGATATAAGCGTCTGCAACGGCGGCAAGTGCAATTTGGTTTACCTCAATGTCTACATCGCCTACATGGTTGGGTAACACTGTGAAGGAAGCGCTGGCATCAACGCCGCCCGTGGATTCCAATAACCCAATAACTTTTACATCGCTGGTGGTTTCTGATGGGTTAACCGTCACCACAGGTTCGCCCATATCAATGTTGTTGCCATCGTTAATGGCATCAAGCGCTTGAATAACCACATTTTGGCTAGCGGTACTCGCCGTGTTACCTGCTTCGTCAGTGACGGTTGCCACTACGGCATAGGTACCCACAGGTAGCGTTGTGCCTGTTAAATCGAGGCTCCAATTGCCGCTACCATCAATGGTGAGTTCAGACGCAGTACCGAAGGTGTAGTCAGTTCCGTTAAAAGTAACCGTTAATGTAGTATCGTCTGCAAGATCAACGGTACCATTTAACGTTAGCGTGGTATCGCTGGTAATAAAGTCTCCGGACGTGCCTGAATCGTTAGAAATGCTGTCGAAAGTCACGGTTTGTCCGTCGTTATTACCATCAATGGTGGTATCCACTATCACCGAGCCTGTGTTAGTGCCAACATTATCGTCAGGATCCGTGGCGGTTACGGTGGCGGTATAAGTACCTTCGGCGAGTGCGGCTACTGCGTCGTCAGCCAGCGTCCAGGTGCCATTTTCATTGTTGGTGGCGGTGTAGTCATTCCCGTTGATGGTAACGACTACCGTAGCGGTATCATCGTCCACTGTGCCTGTCAGTGCTGGCGTTGTATCGTTGGTGGTCAAATCATTGAAGGCGACCACAGGTGCCACAGCGTCAACGGTATCAGATGCGGGGTTACTGATATTGCCAGCTTGATCAGTTGCCGTGACAGTGACTACAACTCCATCTGCTAATGGTGTATCTGGCGTTACGCTCCAATTGCCGTCGCCATCAGCGACAACGGTGAAATCTGGCGTGCCGTCTCCGTTTACATCCACATTTACCGTTGCGCCCGCTTCGGCTGTGCCGGTAATTTCAGTGCCGTTGCCCGCTTCAACGGTAGGCGCTGCTGGTGCTGTGGTATCAATTACCACTGTACCTGTGTTTGTGCCAACATTACCGTCAGGATCCGTGGCGGTTACGGTGGCTGTATAAGTACCTTCGGCGAGTGCGGCCACTGCATCATCAGCCAGCGTCCAGGTGCCATTTTCATTGTTGTTGGCGGTGTAATTTATCCCGTTGATGGTAATGACTACCGTAGCGGTATCATCGTCCACAGTGCCTGTCAGCGCTGGCGTTGTGTCGTTGGTGGTCAAATCATTAATTGCCGCTACCGGTGCTATAGCGTCAACCGTATCAGACGCAGGTGCGCTGGTATTGCCAGCGTCATCTGTGGCTGTTGCTGAAACTACAACGCCATCTGCAAGCGGGATATCTGGCGTAACGCTCCAGTTGCCATCGCCATCGGCGACAACGGTGAAGTCAGGCGTGCCGTCGCCGTCTACATCGACATTTACAGTAGCGCCTGCTTCAGCTGTGCCTGTGATCTCAGTGCCGTTACCTGCATCAACAGTGGGGGCTGTTGGTGCTGTAGTATCAATAATGCCGCCATTTTCGTTTGCGGTTGCGGTATTGCCGGCACCATCGGTCGCAGTAGCGGTAACGGAATAATTACCTTCAGACAAGGCTGCTGGCACATCAACAGTGAAGGTTCCGTTGGCTTGAACGGTTGCATCGAAGGTTTGCGTGTTGCCCGCATTGTCCGTAACGCTGATGGATACCGTACTACCTGGTGCAATATCCGTCGTCCCAGAAATCGTGGGTGTTGTGTCATTTCCTGTTCCAAGCGCGTCCAAGGTAAGGTTGGGCACCGCCGTATTAATAGTACCGCTGGTGGTATCAGACGCTGAGTTTCCTGCTGCATCGGTGGCATTAGCGGTAACATCGAAGTTACCGTCAGCCATGGCATTGGGAACGTCTGCGCTGAAATCGCCGTTGTTATCGACAATAGCCGTAAATGTCTGCTCTGCTCCTACGCTGTCAGTAACGGTAATGGTCACTGAACTTCCGGGGCTTAAATCGGTGCTGCCGGTAATGGTTGGCGTGGTGTCGTTACCTGTGCCTTGTGCATCTAGGGTGATAGTTGGTGCAGTAGTATCTACGCTGCCGTTTGTTTCAGTGGCGGTGCTTTGGTTGCCAGCGGGGTCTTGGGCAACCGCCGTGACGGTATAGCCGCCCTCAGCCATAGCGTTTGGTACATCGGCCGAGAAACTGCCATCTATTTGAACAGTGGCATCGAAGGTCTGGCTTACACCTGCGTTATCGGTAACCGTGATGGTTACCGTAGCACCTTCAGGCAGGTCAGTATTGCCTGATATGGTCGGCGTTGTATCGCTATCTGGGGCTAGTGTATCTATCGATAGTACAGGTGCTGTAGTATCAATAATGCCCGTATTATCTACGGCAGTGGTGCTGTTGTTTGCTTCATCTGTGGCTGTAGCCTCAACGCTGTAAGGCCCTTCGGCAAGCGGTGAAGGTACATCCACGGTAAAGTTTCCGTTTGCATCTACAGTGGCAGTAATCGTTTGCGCATTCCCTGCGTTGTC is from Alteromonas australica and encodes:
- the smrA gene encoding DNA endonuclease SmrA, whose product is MNQFENDDIDSFFAEMQDVKPIASGDKALLHDPEKALAEKQKRAALQNKTREKLTNPLSLEGVKPVPPSDFICFQQPGIQDGVFKKLRMGKYPLEYTLSLKALNIEQSRDALYQSIISSHEKGVRALLIQHGTGENSKPFPALKKSYVNHWLRELEEVIAFHTAQPMHGGFGATYVLLKKHPQQKLINREKNRKR